The following are from one region of the Edwardsiella tarda ATCC 15947 = NBRC 105688 genome:
- the cadB gene encoding cadaverine/lysine antiporter yields the protein MASSKKIGLFACTGIVAGNMMGSGIALLPANLAKIGSIALFGWLIALVGAMSLAFVFARLTTRDPQVGGPIAYAGRLGPAFGFQTAVLYYHANWIGNLADCLAGVAYLSVFFPMLNHPIPAGIASIVIIWIMAFINLMGGSWVSRLTTLGLILVLLPVVGTAIAGWHWFDPALYHANWNTTHSSSGDAVLHSILICLWAFVGVESAAVSSGLVKNAQRTVPLATMLGTALAGLVYILATQVMSGMFPAATMAATGAPFAASAAMILGGWAAPVVSAFTAFACLAALGSWMMLVGQAGVRAARDGNFPKIYGEVDANGVPRKGIILSALKMTALMALMTFLASSGAKTSDIFGNLIGIAVLLTMLPYFYSCVALIRLEGASLHHLLSLTAATLGCLFCFIALSGAESVKLALTFIISLSILMFYARRQGAHEQAYARLNRGTPR from the coding sequence GGTAACATGATGGGCAGCGGCATCGCGCTGTTACCGGCAAACCTCGCCAAAATTGGTTCCATTGCACTCTTTGGTTGGTTAATTGCCTTGGTCGGCGCCATGTCGTTGGCCTTTGTTTTTGCACGTTTGACAACACGCGATCCGCAGGTTGGCGGTCCCATCGCCTATGCCGGCCGCCTCGGCCCAGCCTTCGGCTTCCAAACGGCGGTGCTCTACTATCACGCCAACTGGATAGGTAACCTGGCCGACTGCCTGGCGGGGGTAGCCTACCTGTCGGTCTTCTTTCCCATGCTCAATCACCCGATCCCCGCCGGCATCGCCAGCATCGTCATCATCTGGATCATGGCCTTCATCAACCTGATGGGCGGGAGCTGGGTCAGCCGCCTGACCACCTTGGGATTGATCCTGGTGCTGCTCCCGGTCGTCGGTACCGCCATCGCCGGTTGGCACTGGTTCGATCCTGCGCTGTATCACGCCAACTGGAACACCACCCACAGCAGTAGCGGTGATGCCGTACTGCACAGTATCTTGATCTGCCTGTGGGCGTTTGTCGGCGTCGAGAGCGCCGCAGTAAGCTCAGGACTGGTGAAGAATGCGCAACGTACCGTGCCGCTGGCCACCATGCTGGGGACGGCATTGGCGGGGCTAGTCTACATCCTGGCAACCCAGGTGATGAGTGGCATGTTCCCCGCCGCGACCATGGCGGCGACCGGTGCCCCCTTCGCCGCCAGTGCCGCCATGATCCTCGGCGGCTGGGCCGCGCCGGTGGTGTCCGCCTTCACCGCCTTCGCCTGCCTGGCGGCATTAGGCTCGTGGATGATGTTAGTCGGCCAAGCCGGGGTGCGCGCCGCGCGCGACGGTAACTTCCCCAAGATCTATGGTGAGGTCGATGCCAACGGGGTGCCGCGCAAGGGGATCATCCTGTCGGCGCTGAAAATGACCGCGCTGATGGCGCTGATGACCTTCTTGGCCAGTAGTGGTGCCAAGACCTCCGATATCTTCGGTAATCTGATCGGCATCGCCGTATTGTTAACCATGCTGCCCTACTTTTACTCCTGCGTGGCGCTGATCCGCCTGGAGGGGGCCTCACTGCATCACCTCTTGAGCCTGACGGCCGCCACCCTGGGCTGCTTGTTCTGTTTTATCGCACTGAGTGGCGCAGAGTCGGTCAAGCTGGCGCTCACCTTCATCATCAGCCTGAGCATCCTGATGTTCTACGCGCGCCGCCAGGGGGCGCACGAGCAAGCCTACGCCCGTCTCAATCGAGGCACCCCGCGCTAA